Proteins from a genomic interval of Caulobacter rhizosphaerae:
- the galA gene encoding beta-galactosidase GalA: MRRRDLLKLGAVAAVGVPSATVAAQAATKAPGDPAAPPTAPGPLSEKTARETILLDADWRFHHGDIPFPKVRGDSPTYDSTKAGAAGGAAAIKYDDSGWRGLDLPHDFVVEGPFDPDENPAQGYRPKGQAWYRKTFTLPASDRGKQLELRFDGVAVNATVWVNGDVVAHSHSAYSAIIVDLTANAHYGDTPNVVAVRVDADPIEGWWYEGGGIYRHVWLVKRPPVHLVADGVYAHPRRREDGRWVTPIEASVGNIAEAAKQATVDVVLLDPDGRPAGQARVSGTVNALETTVLRTEILVDAPRLWSVDDPALYKVRTRVVADGQDADELVTPAGFRTQRFDPAQGFFLNDKPLKIQGVCIHQDHAGLGVALPDSIIEFRLRRLKALGCNAIRSSHNAPTPALLDAADRLGFVVMDENRVFNVSPDYTRMLSWLVRRDRNHPSVVLWSVFNEEPLQGTEAGYQMVRRMAKIVKDLDDTRPVTAAINNGMFNPVNVTQAVDVVGFNYQIKEYDRFHAAHPNLPLTSSEDTSAVMTRGEWVTDMKRNVLAAYDDEFRPWGATHRAAWKAIAERPYLAGAFVWTGFDYRGEPQPFTWPTASSSFGIMDLCGFEKTAFYIHQSQWVRDRPVLHLVPHWNWTGREGQQIKVMAFTNCDTVTLRLNGKLISEQKNNLYEGLTWQVPYAPGRLEAVGMTGGKVVTRAVVETTGAPVALRLTPDRSALAGDGRDATPIRVEAVDAKGRPVPTAQTPIQFAIEGGRIIGLGNGDANSHEPEKGDRRSLYNGLAQVIVQTAGATGPLVVTARAEGLKPAEARVAVRPA, translated from the coding sequence ATGCGCCGCCGTGACCTTCTGAAGCTGGGGGCGGTCGCCGCCGTCGGCGTTCCCTCGGCGACCGTGGCGGCCCAGGCGGCGACCAAGGCGCCCGGCGACCCCGCCGCGCCGCCGACCGCGCCCGGTCCGCTCTCGGAGAAGACCGCGCGCGAAACCATCCTGCTCGACGCCGACTGGCGCTTTCACCACGGCGACATTCCCTTCCCCAAGGTTCGCGGCGACAGCCCGACCTATGACAGCACCAAGGCCGGCGCGGCGGGCGGCGCGGCGGCGATCAAGTACGACGACAGCGGCTGGCGCGGGCTGGACCTGCCGCACGACTTCGTGGTCGAGGGCCCGTTCGATCCCGACGAGAACCCCGCCCAGGGCTATCGCCCCAAGGGCCAGGCCTGGTACCGCAAGACCTTCACCCTGCCCGCCTCCGACCGGGGCAAGCAGTTGGAACTGCGGTTCGACGGGGTGGCGGTCAACGCCACCGTCTGGGTCAATGGCGACGTCGTGGCCCACAGCCACAGCGCCTATAGCGCGATCATCGTCGACCTGACCGCCAACGCCCACTACGGGGACACGCCCAATGTCGTCGCCGTCCGGGTCGACGCCGACCCGATCGAGGGCTGGTGGTACGAGGGCGGCGGCATCTACCGCCACGTCTGGCTGGTCAAGCGTCCGCCGGTCCATCTGGTGGCCGACGGCGTCTACGCCCATCCGCGACGCCGCGAGGACGGCCGCTGGGTGACGCCGATCGAGGCCAGCGTGGGCAACATCGCCGAAGCGGCGAAACAGGCGACGGTCGACGTCGTCCTGCTGGACCCCGACGGGCGGCCAGCGGGACAGGCGCGCGTTTCCGGAACCGTGAACGCGCTGGAGACCACGGTGCTGCGCACCGAGATCCTGGTGGACGCCCCGCGCCTATGGTCGGTCGACGACCCCGCGCTCTACAAGGTGCGCACCCGCGTCGTGGCCGACGGCCAGGACGCCGACGAACTGGTGACTCCGGCGGGCTTCCGCACCCAACGTTTCGACCCGGCCCAGGGCTTCTTCCTCAACGACAAGCCCCTGAAGATCCAGGGCGTCTGCATCCACCAGGACCATGCCGGCCTGGGCGTCGCCCTGCCCGACTCGATCATCGAATTTCGCCTGCGCCGCCTGAAGGCGTTGGGCTGCAACGCGATCCGCAGTTCGCACAACGCCCCCACCCCCGCCCTGCTGGACGCCGCCGACCGCCTGGGCTTCGTGGTGATGGACGAGAACCGGGTGTTCAATGTCAGCCCCGACTACACCCGGATGCTGTCCTGGCTGGTGCGCCGCGACCGCAACCACCCCAGCGTGGTCCTGTGGTCGGTGTTCAACGAAGAGCCCCTCCAGGGCACGGAGGCCGGCTACCAGATGGTTCGCCGCATGGCCAAGATCGTCAAGGACCTGGACGACACCCGGCCCGTCACGGCGGCGATCAACAACGGGATGTTCAACCCGGTCAACGTGACCCAGGCCGTCGATGTGGTCGGCTTCAACTACCAGATCAAGGAATATGACCGCTTCCATGCAGCCCATCCCAACCTGCCGCTGACCAGCTCGGAGGACACCTCCGCGGTCATGACGCGCGGCGAGTGGGTCACGGACATGAAGCGCAACGTCCTGGCCGCCTATGACGACGAGTTCCGGCCCTGGGGCGCCACCCATCGGGCGGCCTGGAAGGCGATCGCCGAGCGGCCCTACCTGGCGGGCGCCTTCGTTTGGACCGGGTTCGACTATCGCGGCGAGCCCCAGCCGTTCACCTGGCCAACCGCCAGCTCGTCCTTCGGGATCATGGACCTCTGCGGCTTCGAGAAGACCGCCTTTTACATTCACCAGTCGCAGTGGGTGCGCGACCGGCCGGTGCTGCACCTGGTCCCGCACTGGAACTGGACGGGCCGCGAGGGCCAGCAGATCAAGGTGATGGCCTTCACCAACTGCGACACGGTCACCCTGCGCCTGAACGGCAAGCTGATCTCCGAGCAGAAGAACAACCTCTACGAAGGCCTGACCTGGCAAGTTCCCTATGCGCCCGGCCGGCTGGAGGCCGTGGGCATGACCGGCGGCAAGGTGGTGACCCGCGCCGTGGTCGAGACCACCGGCGCGCCCGTGGCCCTGCGCCTGACGCCCGACCGCTCGGCCCTGGCCGGCGACGGGCGCGACGCCACGCCGATCCGGGTGGAGGCCGTCGACGCCAAGGGACGCCCCGTACCGACCGCCCAGACCCCGATCCAGTTCGCCATCGAAGGCGGCCGCATCATCGGCCTGGGGAATGGCGACGCCAACAGCCACGAGCCGGAAAAGGGCGACCGTCGCAGCCTCTATAACGGCCTGGCCCAGGTCATCGTGCAGACGGCCGGCGCGACGGGGCCGCTCGTGGTCACCGCCCGGGCCGAGGGCCTGAAGCCGGCTGAGGCGCGCGTCGCCGTTCGGCCCGCTTAG
- the flgB gene encoding flagellar basal body rod protein FlgB — MGPDDIPLFAMLKSRMGYLSQRQKVIAQNVANGDTPDYQPRDLKAYSFKATLDQQAAGQPYRGGPVSTTATGGVQMMATSAAHMAPSRPVSPWRSPEQADSETTLDGNSVTLEDQMLKMTDARMNYDAAVGFYQKSMAMLKTSTRRPGG; from the coding sequence ATGGGTCCCGACGACATTCCCCTTTTCGCGATGCTGAAGAGCCGCATGGGCTATCTGTCCCAGCGGCAGAAGGTCATCGCCCAGAACGTCGCCAACGGCGACACGCCGGATTACCAGCCGCGCGACCTGAAAGCCTACAGCTTCAAGGCGACGCTGGACCAGCAGGCGGCGGGGCAGCCCTATCGCGGCGGGCCCGTCTCGACCACGGCGACCGGCGGCGTGCAGATGATGGCCACCAGCGCCGCGCACATGGCCCCGTCCAGGCCGGTCAGCCCGTGGCGCTCGCCCGAGCAGGCCGACAGCGAGACCACCCTCGACGGCAATTCGGTGACGCTCGAGGACCAGATGCTCAAGATGACCGACGCGCGGATGAACTATGACGCGGCCGTCGGCTTCTACCAGAAGTCCATGGCCATGCTGAAGACGTCCACCCGTCGGCCGGGCGGCTAG
- a CDS encoding DUF5985 family protein, whose amino-acid sequence MSVPITPVEGLIAGALAAGFLIAGLFFLKFWRRTRDRLFLAFAAAFGLLAVGNALPVLLGTPHEERGGIYLFRLAAFVLIIVAVLGKNLRPRT is encoded by the coding sequence ATGAGCGTCCCCATCACCCCCGTCGAGGGTCTGATCGCCGGGGCCCTGGCCGCGGGCTTCCTGATCGCCGGCCTGTTCTTCCTGAAGTTCTGGCGCCGCACGCGCGATCGACTGTTCCTGGCGTTCGCGGCCGCCTTCGGCCTGCTGGCCGTGGGCAACGCCCTGCCGGTTCTGCTGGGCACGCCGCACGAGGAGCGCGGCGGCATCTACCTGTTCCGCCTGGCCGCCTTCGTGCTGATCATCGTCGCCGTGCTGGGCAAGAACCTGCGGCCCAGGACCTAG
- a CDS encoding PAS domain-containing protein, whose amino-acid sequence MKMNAQLSASATAARAHQEMFAYWASLRRGASLPSRVDLHPSGIKRMLPTVSLIDVKRGAEGAIDYRLRLAGTGLYSVYGREITGRTLEDVYNSAAVEYWRRELDKVVTERRPGVGVHSLAWKGSPHMSILWLRLPLASNGRDVDMILGYDAVVGAQAADQHSGIRAA is encoded by the coding sequence CTGAAGATGAACGCGCAGCTGAGCGCATCGGCCACGGCGGCCCGCGCTCACCAGGAGATGTTCGCTTACTGGGCGTCCCTCCGCCGGGGGGCTAGCCTCCCGTCGCGCGTCGACCTGCACCCTTCCGGCATCAAGCGCATGCTGCCGACCGTCAGCCTGATCGATGTCAAGCGCGGCGCCGAAGGCGCCATCGACTACCGCCTGCGGCTGGCCGGCACCGGTCTCTATTCGGTCTATGGCCGCGAGATCACCGGCCGCACCCTGGAAGATGTCTACAACAGCGCCGCGGTCGAATACTGGCGCCGCGAGCTGGACAAGGTGGTCACCGAGCGCCGCCCGGGCGTGGGCGTGCACAGCCTGGCCTGGAAGGGCTCGCCGCACATGTCGATCCTGTGGCTGCGCCTGCCCCTGGCCAGCAATGGTCGGGACGTCGACATGATCCTGGGCTACGACGCGGTGGTCGGGGCCCAGGCCGCCGACCAGCACAGCGGCATCCGCGCCGCCTGA
- the fliP gene encoding flagellar type III secretion system pore protein FliP (The bacterial flagellar biogenesis protein FliP forms a type III secretion system (T3SS)-type pore required for flagellar assembly.) — protein sequence MRGLLKLITGADPKDLRQAAIISVLAGLITVLGPAVAAAQSAINVDLGTGAGLSERVVQMVGLLTVLSLAPSIVIMTTSFVRIVVVLGLLRTAIGVQQSPPNPVIISLALFLTAIVMGPTFEQSYDAGIKPLLDKQMEMPEAFDAAAQPVKVFMLRQVDQDDLALFIRLSKIEKPKTAVETPLKVVTPAFMISELKRAFEIGFLLFIPFLVIDLVVASVLMSMGMMMLPPATISLPFKLIFFVLVDGWRLVAGSLVESFQRGSGGG from the coding sequence ATGCGCGGCCTGCTCAAGCTGATCACCGGCGCCGACCCCAAGGACCTTCGCCAGGCCGCGATCATCTCGGTGCTGGCCGGGCTGATCACCGTGCTCGGGCCCGCCGTGGCCGCGGCCCAGTCGGCGATCAATGTCGACCTGGGCACCGGCGCGGGCCTTTCCGAGCGCGTGGTCCAGATGGTGGGCCTGCTGACGGTGCTGTCGCTTGCTCCGTCGATCGTGATCATGACCACCTCGTTCGTGCGGATCGTGGTGGTGCTGGGCCTGCTGCGCACCGCCATCGGCGTCCAGCAGAGCCCGCCCAACCCGGTGATCATCAGCCTGGCCCTGTTCCTGACCGCCATCGTCATGGGCCCCACCTTCGAGCAGTCGTATGACGCCGGGATCAAGCCGCTGCTGGACAAGCAGATGGAGATGCCCGAGGCGTTCGACGCCGCCGCCCAGCCGGTCAAGGTGTTCATGCTGCGCCAGGTCGACCAGGACGACCTGGCCCTGTTCATCCGCCTGTCGAAGATCGAGAAGCCCAAGACGGCCGTCGAGACGCCGCTGAAAGTGGTGACGCCGGCCTTCATGATCTCGGAGCTGAAGCGGGCGTTCGAGATCGGCTTTTTGCTGTTCATCCCGTTCCTGGTCATCGACCTGGTGGTCGCCAGCGTGCTGATGAGCATGGGCATGATGATGCTGCCGCCGGCGACGATCAGCCTGCCGTTCAAGCTGATCTTCTTCGTGCTGGTGGACGGCTGGCGGCTCGTCGCCGGCAGTCTGGTGGAGAGCTTCCAGCGCGGGTCCGGCGGCGGCTAG
- a CDS encoding flagellar biosynthetic protein FliO codes for MDIFLLIRAVAALAITLGLVGLAGVALRKFGPDALSRITALRKDRRMQVIETLVLDPTRRLVLFTLDGEERLLMLGEGQLLDWAPGKPRKGPAPKPASKSSSETVV; via the coding sequence ATGGACATCTTCCTACTGATCCGCGCCGTCGCCGCCCTGGCCATCACCCTGGGCCTGGTGGGGCTGGCCGGAGTGGCCCTGCGCAAGTTCGGGCCCGACGCCCTGTCGCGCATCACCGCCCTGCGCAAGGATCGCCGGATGCAGGTGATCGAGACCCTGGTGCTGGATCCCACCCGGCGCCTGGTGCTGTTCACCCTCGATGGCGAGGAGCGCCTGCTGATGCTGGGCGAGGGCCAGCTTCTGGACTGGGCGCCCGGAAAGCCCAGGAAGGGCCCCGCCCCGAAACCCGCTTCCAAGTCCTCTTCGGAGACCGTGGTCTGA
- a CDS encoding ribokinase yields MSVFVLGSINLDAVARVDDLPRPGETVAGISLELFPGGKGANQAVAAARFGAPTRLMGAVGREDSGPSLKAKLAGYGVQVSDVAELPSIPTGQAHVWVSSSGENMIVVTSGANATLSPQHVAATPLEGQRVLLCQLETPAPAIEALFRAGVAKGALRILNAAPALPQGAALFPLTDILILNQTELATYARLDHEPSRLEEVSRVARKLMSRPDQTVIVTLGSAGVATVRRDEAFLVEGRKVKAVDTTGAGDCFCGALAACLSTGMDLRDAVEHANAAAALSVQKPGAAPSMPSRREVEQILAE; encoded by the coding sequence ATGAGCGTTTTCGTCCTGGGCTCGATCAATCTGGACGCCGTGGCGCGGGTCGACGACCTGCCGCGGCCGGGCGAGACCGTGGCCGGCATCTCGCTGGAGCTGTTTCCCGGCGGCAAAGGCGCCAACCAGGCCGTGGCCGCCGCCCGCTTCGGCGCCCCCACCCGGCTGATGGGCGCGGTGGGCCGGGAGGACAGCGGCCCCAGCCTGAAGGCCAAGCTGGCCGGCTATGGCGTGCAGGTCTCCGACGTCGCCGAGCTGCCGTCGATCCCCACCGGCCAGGCCCATGTCTGGGTCTCGTCCAGCGGCGAGAACATGATCGTCGTCACCAGCGGGGCCAACGCCACCCTGTCGCCCCAGCATGTGGCCGCCACGCCGCTGGAGGGCCAACGCGTGCTGCTGTGCCAGCTGGAGACCCCCGCCCCGGCCATTGAGGCCCTGTTCCGCGCCGGCGTCGCCAAGGGCGCCCTGCGGATCCTGAACGCCGCCCCCGCCCTGCCCCAGGGCGCGGCGCTGTTCCCGCTGACCGATATCCTGATCCTGAACCAGACCGAGCTGGCCACCTACGCCCGGCTGGACCATGAGCCCTCGCGCCTGGAGGAAGTCAGCCGCGTGGCCCGCAAGCTGATGAGCCGTCCGGACCAGACGGTGATCGTCACCCTGGGCTCGGCCGGCGTAGCCACGGTCCGCCGCGACGAGGCCTTCCTGGTCGAGGGCCGCAAGGTCAAGGCGGTCGACACCACCGGGGCCGGCGACTGCTTCTGCGGCGCCCTGGCGGCCTGCCTGAGCACGGGCATGGACCTGCGCGACGCCGTCGAGCACGCCAACGCCGCCGCCGCCCTGTCGGTCCAGAAACCCGGCGCCGCACCGTCCATGCCCAGCCGGCGCGAGGTGGAGCAGATCCTGGCGGAGTGA
- a CDS encoding DUF5985 family protein yields the protein MSGLPVTGLAPTVVYVLCMLASMTCAGLLARAWRASRSRLLLWTAISFGFLALNNLLLVADLVIFAQVNLLPYRQASAGLAIATLLYGFIWEVDE from the coding sequence ATGAGCGGCCTCCCCGTGACCGGCCTGGCGCCGACGGTGGTCTACGTCCTCTGCATGCTGGCCAGCATGACCTGCGCGGGCCTGCTGGCCCGGGCCTGGCGCGCCAGCCGCTCGCGCCTGCTGCTATGGACCGCGATCAGCTTCGGCTTCCTGGCCCTGAACAATCTTCTGCTGGTGGCCGACCTGGTGATCTTCGCCCAGGTGAACCTGCTGCCCTACCGCCAGGCCAGCGCGGGCCTGGCCATCGCCACGCTGCTGTACGGCTTCATCTGGGAGGTGGACGAATGA